A single window of Methylacidimicrobium sp. AP8 DNA harbors:
- a CDS encoding glycosyltransferase family 9 protein produces the protein MNDGRSELRVGRLGDDEFSPKKILILKFSSLGDVVQALPVASGLRRRWPSAEIHWMAFAPYRELFTDHPAIDRFVEFPRRRSTPSRLLLDLAHCLASVRRERYDLLIDLQGLLRSGILCLLSGAKRRIGPWNGREGSILVYRERVMPPPPPAQERYLAFLRYLGVPEGPVDYGLDAGSLPMSGLPSGRYVVLHPYARWRTKLWPWRYYGELARSVPDLCFVVMGVGPWFPLEAKNVVDLRGSLPMRQMMAILGHAKAVVGPDSGPAHLAAALGVPTLILFGPTDWRESAAVGRQVRVLSAAARCSPCWRTRCLQQRPVGCLAEIRPALVREELRAICGDPF, from the coding sequence ATGAATGACGGGCGGAGCGAGCTTCGGGTGGGACGGCTTGGGGACGATGAGTTCTCTCCGAAGAAGATCCTGATCCTCAAGTTCAGTTCGCTCGGGGACGTCGTCCAAGCGCTTCCGGTGGCCTCCGGCCTGCGGCGCCGATGGCCATCGGCCGAAATCCATTGGATGGCTTTCGCTCCGTACCGAGAGCTGTTCACGGACCACCCGGCGATCGACCGCTTTGTCGAGTTTCCCCGGCGGCGAAGCACGCCGTCCCGGCTCCTCCTCGATCTCGCGCACTGCCTCGCGAGCGTCCGGAGAGAGCGGTACGATTTGCTTATCGATCTTCAAGGGCTTTTGCGCAGCGGCATTCTCTGTCTCTTGAGCGGGGCGAAGCGGCGGATCGGCCCGTGGAACGGACGGGAGGGTTCGATTCTGGTGTATCGTGAGCGGGTCATGCCTCCTCCGCCGCCAGCCCAGGAGCGGTACCTCGCTTTCCTCCGCTACTTGGGGGTCCCTGAGGGACCCGTGGATTATGGACTGGATGCCGGATCGCTGCCGATGTCCGGATTGCCGAGCGGGCGCTACGTGGTATTGCATCCGTACGCGCGGTGGAGGACAAAGCTCTGGCCCTGGCGCTATTATGGAGAACTGGCGCGATCCGTTCCGGATCTTTGCTTCGTGGTGATGGGGGTAGGGCCCTGGTTCCCCTTGGAGGCGAAAAACGTGGTCGACTTGCGCGGCTCCCTTCCCATGCGGCAGATGATGGCGATCCTGGGCCATGCGAAGGCGGTGGTGGGCCCCGATTCCGGTCCCGCTCACTTGGCGGCGGCTCTCGGGGTGCCTACCCTGATTCTCTTCGGTCCGACCGACTGGCGGGAATCCGCGGCGGTGGGAAGGCAGGTGCGCGTGCTCTCCGCAGCCGCCCGTTGCTCGCCGTGCTGGCGAACCCGATGCCTGCAGCAGAGGCCCGTCGGCTGCCTTGCGGAAATTCGGCCCGCTTTGGTCCGAGAGGAGCTGCGGGCGATTTGCGGGGACCCCTTCTAA
- a CDS encoding RNA polymerase sigma factor RpoD/SigA has product MIDNDSALKLYLREISQIPLLSREEEVELAHRIQKGDAAARQKMIQANLRLVVKIAHDYATSGLPLLDLISEGNIGLMKAVDRFDPSKGGKLSTYAAWWIKQSIKRALANQSKTIRLPVHLVDKIARMRRTASRLAEEFGREPTDDELAQELGISSARVGELRTIAIQPASLNATVGEEEDGTSLGELVKDESAIDPASIIQNENLRKTVMELLPTLDPRERKILALRFGLEGNEEMTLEEIGKKFHVTRERIRQLQNLALRKVRRALEKKEKRQLSR; this is encoded by the coding sequence ATGATCGACAACGACTCAGCGCTCAAACTCTATCTGCGGGAAATCAGCCAAATCCCCCTCTTGAGCCGAGAGGAGGAGGTGGAGCTGGCTCATCGGATCCAAAAGGGAGATGCGGCCGCCCGCCAGAAGATGATCCAGGCCAACCTGAGGCTGGTCGTGAAGATCGCCCATGATTACGCGACCAGCGGTCTCCCTCTCCTCGACCTGATTTCCGAGGGCAATATCGGGTTGATGAAAGCGGTCGACCGCTTCGATCCGTCCAAAGGCGGAAAGCTAAGCACCTATGCCGCCTGGTGGATCAAGCAATCGATCAAGCGGGCGCTGGCCAACCAGAGCAAGACGATCCGCCTGCCCGTGCATTTGGTCGACAAGATCGCTCGGATGCGGAGGACGGCGAGCCGGCTGGCGGAGGAGTTCGGCCGCGAACCGACCGACGACGAATTGGCCCAGGAGCTCGGCATCTCCTCCGCCCGCGTGGGAGAGCTGCGCACGATTGCGATTCAGCCCGCTTCCCTCAACGCGACCGTGGGAGAGGAGGAGGACGGTACCTCGCTCGGAGAGCTTGTCAAGGACGAAAGCGCGATCGATCCCGCTTCCATCATTCAAAACGAAAACTTACGAAAGACCGTGATGGAGCTCCTGCCCACCCTCGATCCCCGGGAGCGCAAGATCCTCGCGCTTCGCTTCGGACTCGAGGGAAACGAGGAGATGACCTTGGAGGAGATCGGCAAGAAATTCCACGTGACGCGGGAACGGATCCGGCAGCTCCAAAACCTCGCCTTGCGGAAGGTGCGCCGAGCCCTGGAAAAGAAGGAAAAGCGTCAGCTCTCCCGATGA
- a CDS encoding transporter substrate-binding domain-containing protein, whose protein sequence is MSEDPPFAERDSLGEWQGYAIDLWREIAGDLGLAYRLVEITGGSGAMLAALREGRVDVVALGVAVTPEYAREISYSYPYYPSALALAFRSERTSTAWAVVHFLLSREFVYVMAGLLLATLLAGILIWLVERKDNPDHFGGKTIHGIGSAFWWAVVTMTTIGYGDKVPRTPRGRAIAMVWMFVGVVLVSCFTAWVTAAVAVEKVSNQSLQHRRLEDLRLGCVRGDIGEQFLAAEKVHALSFPTYPDCLAALVAGKIDAAVMREPTLRYLVRRAYAGEIEIVPQPLQRIDYAFALPRGSPLREAINEEIIRRIGQLHYRVGHGL, encoded by the coding sequence GTGAGCGAGGATCCACCGTTTGCCGAACGTGACTCCCTGGGGGAATGGCAGGGCTATGCCATCGACCTATGGCGGGAGATCGCGGGCGATCTCGGTTTGGCCTATCGCTTGGTCGAAATCACCGGCGGTTCCGGCGCGATGCTCGCGGCCCTGCGGGAAGGCCGAGTGGACGTCGTCGCGCTGGGCGTGGCCGTGACGCCCGAATATGCCCGCGAGATTTCCTATAGTTACCCGTATTACCCTTCCGCGCTGGCGCTGGCCTTCCGCTCGGAGCGGACGAGCACCGCGTGGGCGGTGGTCCATTTTCTGCTCAGCCGGGAGTTCGTTTACGTGATGGCCGGGCTCCTCCTGGCTACCCTGCTCGCGGGGATCCTGATCTGGTTGGTCGAGCGGAAAGACAACCCTGATCATTTCGGCGGAAAGACGATCCACGGCATCGGCAGCGCCTTCTGGTGGGCGGTCGTGACAATGACCACGATCGGATACGGGGACAAAGTGCCGCGCACCCCGAGAGGGAGGGCGATCGCCATGGTCTGGATGTTCGTGGGCGTGGTCCTGGTTTCCTGCTTTACCGCTTGGGTAACCGCAGCCGTCGCCGTGGAGAAGGTGAGCAACCAGTCGTTGCAGCACCGGAGATTGGAAGATCTCCGCCTGGGGTGCGTCCGCGGCGACATAGGAGAGCAGTTCCTGGCCGCCGAGAAGGTGCACGCGCTCTCCTTTCCCACCTATCCGGATTGCCTCGCCGCGCTGGTCGCCGGAAAGATCGATGCCGCCGTCATGCGCGAGCCCACGCTGCGCTACTTGGTGCGAAGGGCCTATGCGGGGGAGATTGAAATCGTGCCGCAGCCGCTGCAACGCATCGACTACGCCTTTGCGCTTCCCCGGGGCAGCCCCTTGCGGGAGGCAATCAACGAGGAGATCATCCGCCGGATCGGGCAATTGCACTATCGCGTTGGCCACGGACTATGA
- a CDS encoding efflux RND transporter permease subunit — MMALVRLALRKPYTVGVMAALIFVLGLLTIATTPTDIFPEIDIPVVNVVWFYQGMTPEDMTNYITTFSEFTLTQYVDNVQRVESRTLYGLNVIRMYFQPGTSIDAALAETVGICQTIIKRMPLGTTPPYVLRYSASEVPVIQVAVSGKTKSAAELFDYSWYVLRRDLATIRGSTWPPPWGGTPRFIMVDTDPNQLLARGMTADGVMRSLSDQNIDLPSGDIKIGEYDYLVSVNNVPKKVDDLNNFPIQKVNGQIVYLHDIGHARDGGAVQWNVAHVNGIPAVILPMLKNGMASTLQLVGDLRKLLPKSLAAAPEGIDIRTIFDQSIFVRESVQGVVKEGLIAATLTGIMILIFLGSWRSTLIVLTSIPLCILVALFILSRMGYTINIMTLGGLSLAVGVLVDDATVEVENIHRNHGLGKPLIQAILDGAAQIANAAFMATLSICIVFTSVIFLEGPPKFLFTPMALGVVFAMLFSYFLSRTLVPTMADMLISAEEAEKHRRSAEGKPPSRFQRFHQKFEQGFEAFRDRFGELLRLALHHRAAVFVLFGILVGMTGLVLPVVGRDFFPSVDAGKFRLHVFTPPGTRIERTQRIFGQIERYIRSVIPVEETDSVVDNMGIPFFYPAALAYSDTINEGTFDGEILVSLKEDHRPTAYYVKKLREELPLKFPGCRFFFQAADMVNQILNFGSAAPIDIQVEGKNEKLVTDVAQKIERRIRKIPGAVDAIVYQMRQPYLHIEVDRIRALDLGMTQKQVADNVLNHLSSSYVVAPNYWADPETTINYPLVVQSPQFKLDSRNWLMNLNVGYPSEEIYSRLLTTHLEPQLISNLIELRRTRKAAVISHYNMKPLKNVFVNIQGRDLGGVAGDVQKVVDDFSKKLPPGYDIHVRGQAQSMNSAFLRLGLGTVFAIAMVYFLLVVNFQGWLDPFIILTALPVGACGIVWMLYLTGTTFNVPSLMGTIMTVGVATSNSILLITFANEEMRNGNDATTAAWLAGKIRLRPVIMTAGAMILGMLPMSLGLGEGGEQNAPLGRAVIGGLLFATVGTLFVVPVIYSLIRGRPERKE, encoded by the coding sequence ATGATGGCGCTTGTCCGGTTGGCATTGCGCAAGCCCTATACCGTAGGGGTGATGGCGGCGCTCATCTTCGTCCTGGGCTTGCTGACCATCGCGACGACGCCGACCGACATTTTCCCGGAGATCGACATCCCCGTGGTCAACGTCGTCTGGTTCTACCAGGGCATGACCCCGGAGGACATGACCAACTACATCACCACCTTCAGCGAGTTCACGTTGACGCAATACGTCGACAACGTGCAAAGGGTGGAATCCCGCACGCTCTACGGGCTCAACGTCATACGAATGTACTTTCAGCCGGGGACCAGCATCGATGCGGCTCTGGCGGAGACGGTGGGCATCTGCCAGACCATCATCAAGCGGATGCCTTTGGGGACCACCCCCCCGTATGTGCTCCGCTATTCGGCCTCGGAGGTTCCGGTCATCCAGGTGGCCGTGAGCGGCAAGACCAAGTCCGCCGCGGAGCTTTTTGACTACTCCTGGTATGTCCTCCGGAGGGATCTGGCCACCATTCGCGGATCGACCTGGCCTCCGCCCTGGGGAGGAACTCCGCGGTTCATCATGGTCGATACCGATCCCAATCAGCTTTTGGCCAGGGGGATGACCGCGGACGGCGTCATGAGGTCGCTGAGCGATCAGAACATCGATCTCCCCTCAGGGGACATCAAGATCGGGGAATACGACTATCTGGTCAGCGTCAATAACGTTCCGAAGAAGGTGGACGATCTCAATAACTTTCCGATCCAGAAGGTCAACGGGCAGATCGTCTACCTCCACGACATCGGCCATGCGCGCGACGGGGGTGCCGTTCAGTGGAATGTCGCCCATGTCAATGGCATCCCCGCAGTCATCCTCCCCATGCTCAAGAACGGCATGGCGTCGACCCTCCAGCTCGTCGGGGATCTCCGAAAGCTCCTCCCCAAGTCCTTGGCCGCCGCCCCCGAAGGGATCGACATCCGCACGATCTTCGATCAGTCAATCTTCGTCCGCGAATCGGTGCAGGGGGTCGTGAAGGAAGGGCTGATCGCCGCGACGCTCACCGGAATCATGATCCTGATCTTTCTGGGCAGTTGGCGCAGCACCCTGATCGTCCTCACCTCGATCCCCCTCTGCATCCTGGTCGCCCTCTTCATCTTGAGCCGGATGGGCTACACCATCAACATCATGACCCTGGGCGGCCTGTCGCTCGCGGTCGGAGTGCTGGTCGACGATGCGACCGTGGAGGTGGAGAACATCCATCGGAACCACGGGCTCGGGAAGCCGCTGATCCAGGCGATTCTCGACGGTGCCGCACAGATCGCCAATGCGGCGTTCATGGCGACTCTCTCCATCTGCATCGTTTTCACCTCCGTGATCTTCCTCGAGGGTCCGCCCAAGTTCCTCTTCACGCCGATGGCCTTGGGGGTGGTCTTTGCGATGCTCTTCTCCTACTTCCTGTCCCGGACGCTTGTCCCGACGATGGCTGACATGCTGATCAGCGCGGAGGAAGCGGAGAAACATCGCCGGTCGGCCGAAGGAAAACCTCCGAGCCGGTTTCAGCGCTTCCATCAGAAGTTCGAGCAAGGCTTCGAGGCTTTCCGCGACCGTTTCGGCGAGCTCTTGCGCTTGGCGCTCCACCATCGTGCCGCGGTTTTCGTCCTCTTCGGGATCCTGGTTGGGATGACCGGTCTCGTCCTACCCGTAGTCGGGCGGGATTTCTTCCCATCGGTCGATGCGGGCAAGTTCCGGCTGCACGTCTTCACGCCACCGGGAACCCGCATCGAGAGGACGCAGCGGATCTTCGGCCAGATCGAGCGCTACATCCGCAGCGTCATCCCCGTGGAAGAGACCGACTCGGTCGTCGACAACATGGGAATCCCGTTTTTCTATCCGGCGGCCCTCGCCTACAGCGACACGATCAACGAAGGGACTTTCGATGGAGAGATTCTCGTGTCCCTCAAGGAGGATCATCGTCCGACGGCCTATTACGTGAAGAAGTTGCGGGAGGAGCTGCCGCTGAAATTTCCCGGCTGCCGCTTCTTCTTCCAAGCGGCGGACATGGTCAACCAGATCCTGAACTTTGGTTCGGCCGCTCCCATCGACATCCAGGTCGAGGGGAAAAACGAGAAACTCGTCACCGACGTGGCGCAAAAGATTGAAAGGAGGATTCGCAAGATCCCGGGAGCGGTGGACGCGATCGTCTATCAAATGCGGCAACCCTATCTGCACATCGAGGTTGACCGGATTCGGGCGCTCGACCTGGGGATGACCCAAAAGCAGGTCGCCGACAACGTGCTCAACCACTTAAGCTCCAGCTATGTCGTGGCTCCCAATTACTGGGCGGACCCGGAGACGACCATCAACTACCCGCTCGTCGTGCAGAGTCCGCAGTTCAAGCTCGATTCCCGGAACTGGCTGATGAACCTCAACGTAGGCTATCCATCGGAAGAGATCTATTCCCGCTTGCTGACGACCCATCTCGAGCCGCAGCTCATCAGCAATCTCATAGAGCTGCGCCGGACCAGGAAGGCAGCGGTCATCAGCCACTACAACATGAAGCCGCTCAAGAACGTCTTCGTGAACATCCAGGGACGGGACTTGGGTGGAGTTGCCGGCGACGTGCAAAAGGTCGTCGACGACTTCAGCAAAAAGCTTCCTCCGGGATACGATATCCATGTGCGGGGGCAGGCCCAGAGCATGAACAGCGCGTTCCTCCGGCTGGGCTTAGGAACGGTCTTTGCAATCGCGATGGTCTATTTCTTGCTTGTCGTGAATTTTCAGGGATGGCTCGACCCTTTCATCATTCTGACCGCGCTGCCCGTTGGAGCCTGCGGGATCGTCTGGATGCTCTACTTGACGGGAACGACCTTCAATGTCCCCTCGCTCATGGGCACGATCATGACGGTCGGGGTGGCGACCTCGAACAGCATCCTGCTGATCACCTTCGCGAACGAGGAGATGCGCAATGGGAACGACGCGACCACGGCGGCTTGGCTGGCGGGAAAGATTCGGCTCCGGCCGGTGATAATGACGGCGGGAGCGATGATCCTGGGGATGCTGCCCATGTCCTTGGGGTTGGGTGAGGGAGGAGAGCAAAACGCGCCCTTGGGAAGAGCGGTTATCGGCGGCTTGCTTTTCGCTACGGTCGGCACCTTGTTCGTGGTGCCGGTGATTTATTCCCTCATTCGCGGGCGTCCGGAGAGAAAGGAATGA
- a CDS encoding adenine phosphoribosyltransferase — protein sequence MTFLLQSTLSRLRGKVRTIPDFPKKGVLYRDITPLIGDGQFFRLVMTVFLKRYQRRKIDKIAAIDARGFIFAGALAHILGVGLVPIRKKGKLPYQTYETEYASEYGLNTLTIHRDAIAKDEQVLILDDVLATGGTAEAAAKLIERCQGTLVELGFLIELLDLKGRERLSRYPIYSILQFP from the coding sequence ATGACCTTCCTTCTCCAGAGCACCCTATCCCGGCTCCGGGGGAAAGTCCGCACGATTCCGGACTTTCCGAAAAAGGGGGTCCTCTACCGGGACATCACGCCGCTCATCGGAGACGGGCAGTTCTTTCGCTTGGTGATGACGGTCTTCCTGAAGAGGTACCAGCGACGGAAGATCGACAAGATCGCAGCCATCGACGCCCGAGGATTCATCTTCGCCGGAGCCTTGGCCCACATCCTCGGCGTCGGGCTCGTCCCGATTCGGAAGAAGGGAAAGCTTCCGTACCAGACGTACGAAACCGAATACGCTTCCGAATACGGTCTTAACACCTTGACCATCCACCGGGATGCCATCGCTAAAGACGAACAGGTCCTGATTCTGGACGACGTGCTTGCCACGGGCGGCACGGCGGAAGCGGCGGCCAAGTTGATCGAGCGCTGCCAAGGAACGCTCGTCGAGCTCGGTTTCCTCATCGAGCTTCTGGATCTCAAGGGCAGGGAGCGTCTC
- the cysK gene encoding cysteine synthase A translates to MSIFPTVIATIGRTPLIQLNRLARGIEARVVLKAEFFNPLGSVKDRIGAAMIEAAEREGLLNAETEIIEPTSGNTGIALAFVAAAKGYRLTLTMPESMSVERRTLLALLGANLVLTPAAEGMAGAIRQAMVLKEKRANSWIPQQFENPANPDIHRRTTAEEIWADTEGAIDIFVSGVGTGGTISGVGEVIKARKPSFRTVAVEPLGSPVISQALRGEPLKPGPHKIQGIGAGFVPKNLNLSVVDETFCVADADAFAMARRLAAEEGILAGISTGATVHAALEIAKRPENRGKLIVAVAASTGERYLSTALAEEARRRVGSL, encoded by the coding sequence ATGTCGATCTTCCCCACGGTGATCGCGACAATCGGACGCACCCCTCTCATTCAGCTCAACCGGCTCGCACGAGGAATTGAGGCAAGGGTAGTGCTGAAGGCGGAATTTTTCAACCCGCTTGGCAGCGTCAAGGACCGGATCGGAGCCGCCATGATCGAGGCCGCAGAACGAGAAGGGCTCCTCAACGCAGAGACCGAAATCATCGAACCAACCTCCGGCAATACGGGCATCGCCCTGGCCTTTGTAGCAGCCGCCAAGGGATATCGCCTGACGTTGACGATGCCGGAGAGCATGAGCGTGGAGCGCCGAACGCTGCTGGCCCTGTTGGGAGCCAATTTGGTGCTTACCCCGGCCGCCGAAGGGATGGCCGGCGCCATTCGTCAGGCCATGGTCCTGAAAGAAAAGCGAGCCAACTCCTGGATTCCGCAGCAGTTCGAAAACCCCGCCAACCCGGACATCCACCGGCGCACCACAGCCGAAGAGATTTGGGCGGATACGGAGGGGGCCATCGATATTTTCGTGTCCGGGGTGGGCACCGGAGGCACGATCTCCGGCGTCGGCGAAGTGATCAAGGCGCGCAAGCCGAGTTTCCGCACCGTCGCCGTCGAGCCTCTCGGGTCGCCCGTCATCTCCCAGGCATTGCGAGGGGAGCCGCTGAAGCCGGGCCCTCATAAGATCCAAGGAATCGGGGCCGGCTTCGTCCCCAAGAATCTCAACCTCTCCGTCGTCGACGAGACCTTCTGCGTCGCCGACGCCGATGCGTTTGCGATGGCGCGTCGATTGGCTGCCGAAGAGGGGATCCTGGCCGGGATTTCCACGGGTGCGACCGTTCACGCTGCGCTTGAGATCGCCAAGAGGCCGGAGAATCGAGGCAAGCTCATTGTCGCGGTTGCCGCCAGCACCGGGGAGCGCTACCTGAGCACGGCTCTTGCCGAAGAAGCTCGCCGTCGCGTGGGTTCCTTGTAA
- a CDS encoding homing endonuclease associated repeat-containing protein, protein MKTSEAPVRKTNREWREEILLREIRAWRQQGRPLYSHYMRRHYQELLAAGIRYFGSWEKAVEAAGIPYAEVRRYQRWSKETIVEKIRALHAQGTDLSFRALMLSPYAPMVYAAIRPVYFGSWKNALLAAGLAPADIYRYRSWKDADILREIRRLHAESADLSSKHMDEHANSLIATARRRFGSWAAAVERAGLDYAKIRKRKRWTEAEVLDRIRALHRQGVPLTSTEVRNREPALFAAACKRRFFGSWRQAVQAALGGSETAGRDCETTGSRGR, encoded by the coding sequence ATGAAAACCAGCGAAGCTCCGGTTAGGAAGACGAATCGGGAGTGGAGGGAAGAGATTCTCCTGCGCGAGATCCGCGCTTGGCGCCAACAAGGGCGGCCGCTCTACTCCCACTACATGCGCCGGCACTATCAAGAGCTTCTTGCCGCGGGGATCCGCTACTTCGGTAGCTGGGAGAAGGCCGTGGAAGCCGCCGGGATTCCGTATGCGGAAGTGCGTCGCTACCAACGGTGGTCCAAGGAGACCATCGTGGAAAAGATCCGTGCGCTCCACGCGCAGGGGACCGACCTTTCCTTTCGGGCTTTGATGTTGAGCCCGTACGCTCCCATGGTTTACGCGGCCATTCGTCCGGTCTACTTCGGGAGTTGGAAGAACGCCCTTCTGGCCGCCGGGCTCGCCCCCGCCGACATCTACCGGTATCGGTCCTGGAAGGATGCGGATATCCTGCGGGAGATCCGTCGACTGCACGCCGAGTCCGCGGACTTGAGCTCCAAGCACATGGACGAGCATGCCAACTCCTTGATCGCCACGGCGAGGCGGCGGTTCGGCTCCTGGGCTGCGGCCGTGGAGCGAGCCGGGCTCGACTATGCAAAGATTCGCAAGCGGAAACGGTGGACCGAGGCCGAGGTCCTCGATCGGATCCGTGCCTTGCACAGGCAAGGGGTACCCTTGACGAGCACAGAGGTTCGGAATCGGGAGCCCGCCCTCTTTGCCGCCGCGTGCAAGCGGCGCTTTTTCGGCAGCTGGCGGCAGGCGGTCCAAGCGGCCTTGGGCGGGTCGGAGACGGCGGGCCGGGATTGCGAGACGACCGGCAGCCGCGGCCGGTGA